A genomic stretch from Doryrhamphus excisus isolate RoL2022-K1 chromosome 23, RoL_Dexc_1.0, whole genome shotgun sequence includes:
- the klb gene encoding beta-klotho, which translates to MMLDYPPGPSILWFFLYMFAINFHQVCSSTGDGRQMWRNPKPVPVTLEQSFLHGSFPSGFLWGSGTSAFQTEGSWNQGGKGPSIWDNFTHSGSADVASDSYARWEEDVQDLEYLGVKSYSFSLSWPRLFPNGNAQSRPNGVAVEHYNRLINKLMEKQMEPVVTIHHWDLPLVLQKVHGGWKNESLIRLFEDYAAFCFRTFGDRVKYWLTMHNPYLVAVQGYGTGVHAPGETGGLTASLVVAHNLIRAHAKAWHTYNTQFRPSQKGKVSIVLGSHWVQPQKATTANIDLCQQSLEAVLGWFANPIFNEGDYPGSLRIKHGAILPTFSAQEKLWVQNTADFFALSFGPNNLRLGRDLPHYGQAVTPDMRSLLGWIKLEYGDPQVLVAEGGWFSEARVGREDTVAIYLMKRFINQALQAVRLDGVRLLGYTAWSLVDGFEWNYGYTVRRGLFYVDFNQPNRSRTPKTTAQYYRRVVADNGFPRVDTSPEVKGHFPCDFHWGIADSTLQARFYPFSPQFTDPHVYSWNWTGDGSLRPVPGETLLTNRSQCTDYLAIRSHLRLFASTGASHYRFALNWSLILPHGDLSHVNAEALRYYRCVLTELKKLDLEALIILYYPTHKAPNLGLPGPLHASGGWLNRSTVEAFQEYAALCYRELGSWVRYWITVNEPNRLTDIYSDGNEQHRAAHHLLLAHAKAWRLHERMFSHRDGGMVSLALHADWAEPANPFLSSHTAAVERFLLFELGRFLDPLLRTPYEDKHDKGDYRHEMKAYLNEKARVMHQQRSPLPTFTKTEKAELKGALSFIALNHFTTRLVSPGPRNLHQKHPGNNDCLTLSDPTWPSSSLGQALVPWGLRKVLNWVTERYGRTQPIIITASGIDDQAPVEDKMRQHYLRSYLQEALKARRLDRINLQGFYVWKLQDGHVPQYGLFTSTHRQSTAKVSIDVYRQIISHSGFPVDATSHPCRTTEVQPVCSLCVWMSKNKALTVFGCCFLLVAVIFVALVFSVITTKRTYVKGQRGSVSIRSRRRGGHLPVCSRRPLI; encoded by the exons ATGATGCTGGACTATCCACCCGGCCCCAGTATCCTGTGGTTCTTCTTGTACATGTTTGCAATTAATTTCCATCAAGTGTGTTCTTCTACTGGGGACGGCAGACAAATGTGGCGGAACCCCAAACCGGTTCCTGTCACTCTAGAACAGTCTTTTCTTCATGGTAGTTTTCCTTCGGGGTTCCTTTGGGGGTCTGGGACATCCGCTTTCCAAACTGAAGGATCCTGGAACCAAGGTGGAAAAGGACCATCCATATGGGATAATTTCACCCATTCAGGGTCTGCGGATGTGGCAAGTGACAGCTACGCTCGATGGGAAGAAGATGTGCAGGATCTGGAGTATCTTGGAGTGAAATCGTACTCTTTCTCGCTCTCCTGGCCTAGACTGTTCCCCAACGGGAACGCACAAAGTCGTCCAAACGGGGTTGCCGTGGAGCACTATAACCGTCTCATAAACAAGCTTATGGAAAAACAAATGGAGCCCGTTGTTACCATCCATCATTGGGATCTACCACTGGTCCTGCAGAAGGTGCATGGagggtggaaaaatgaaagTCTTATTAGATTATTTGAGGACTATGCCGCTTTTTGTTTCCGTACATTCGGGGACCGTGTTAAGTACTGGCTTACAATGCATAACCCGTACCTGGTTGCTGTTCAGGGGTATGGCACCGGGGTGCACGCTCCTGGAGAAACGGGGGGTCTTACCGCCTCTCTTGTTGTGGCCCACAATCTCATCAGG GCCCATGCCAAAGCCTGGCACACCTACAACACCCAATTCCGCCCATCTCAGAAGGGTAAAGTATCCATCGTTTTGGGTTCTCACTGGGTCCAGCCCCAAAAAGCCACAACTGCCAACATTGACCTTTGTCAACAATCGCTGGAGGCCGTGCTCGGTTGGTTCGCCAATCCCATTTTCAACGAGGGAGACTACCCGGGCTCTCTAAGAATCAAGCATGGCGCCATCCTGCCCACGTTCTCCGCACAGGAGAAGCTGTGGGTGCAGAACACAGCTGACTTCTTTGCTCTGTCCTTTGGACCAAACAACCTCCGCCTGGGCAGAGACCTGCCCCACTACGGCCAGGCTGTGACCCCAGATATGAGGAGCCTCCTGGGCTGGATAAAGCTGGAGTACGGGGACCCGCAAGTTTTGGTGGCTGAGGGTGGATGGTTCTCCGAAGCCAGGGTAGGACGAGAGGACACAGTGGCCATTTACTTGATGAAGAGGTTTATCAACCAGGCATTACAAG CTGTCAGGCTGGATGGGGTGCGGTTGCTAGGCTACACCGCGTGGTCGCTAGTCGACGGCTTTGAATGGAATTACGGCTACACGGTCCGACGGGGCCTCTTCTACGTGGACTTCAATCAGCCTAACAGAAGCAGGACGCCCAAAACCACAGCTCAGTACTACCGGCGCGTCGTTGCTGACAACGGTTTCCCCAGAGTGGACACTTCtccagaggtcaaaggtcatttcCCGTGTGATTTTCACTGGGGAATTGCTGACTCCACCTTACAG GCCCGCTTCTACCCCTTCTCCCCCCAGTTCACGGATCCCCATGTGTACAGCTGGAACTGGACAGGAGACGGATCATTGAGACCGGTCCCAGGAGAGACGCTTCTTACGAATCGTTCCCAGTGCACCGACTACCTCGCCATTCGTAGTCACCTTCGCCTGTTTGCATCGACAGGAGCTTCGCATTACCGCTTTGCTCTCAACTGGTCTCTGATTTTACCGCACGGCGATCTCTCTCATGTGAATGCGGAGGCGCTGAG GTACTACCGCTGTGTCCTCACTGAGCTCAAGAAACTGGACCTGGAAGCTCTCATTATCCTCTACTACCCAACACACAAAGCTCCAAATCTGGGCTTGCCCGGTCCGCTTCACGCCTCCGGGGGCTGGCTCAACCGCAGCACCGTGGAAGCCTTTCAGGAATATGCGGCTCTATGCTACCGTGAGCTGGGCTCCTGGGTGCGATACTGGATCACAGTCAATGAGCCCAACAGGCTGACAGATATTTACTCCGATGGGAACGAGCAACACCGGGCTGCCCATCATCTCCTTTTGGCTCATGCAAAAGCCTGGAGGCTCCACGAGAGGATGTTCTCACATCGTGACGGGGGTATGGTGTCACTGGCGCTTCACGCCGACTGGGCTGAACCTGCAAACCCTTTCTTGTCATCGCATACAGCAGCAGTAGAGAGATTCCTTCTTTTTGAACTTGGTCGCTTCCTAGACCCCCTGCTGAGGACTCCGTATGAAGACAAGCATGACAAAGGGGACTACCGGCATGAAATGAAGGCTTACTTAAACGAAAAAGCTCGAGTAATGCACCAGCAGAGATCACCGCTTCCTACTTTTACCAAAACTGAGAAGGCGGAGCTTAAAGGGGCGTTGAGTTTCATCGCATTGAATCATTTTACCACCCGTTTGGTCTCTCCCGGTCCTCGTAATTTACACCAAAAACACCCGGGAAATAACGACTGCCTTACTCTATCTGATCCCACCTGGCCCTCCTCCAGTCTGGGCCAAGCTCTCGTCCCCTGGGGCCTACGAAAGGTCCTGAACTGGGTCACTGAAAGATACGGACGGACTCAGCCGATTATCATCACTGCGAGTGGGATTGATGACCAGGCTCCTGTGGAGGATAAGATGAGGCAACACTACCTGAGAAGCTACTTACAGGAAGCTCTTAAAg CACGCCGCTTGGATCGCATCAACCTGCAGGGATTCTACGTGTGGAAGCTGCAGGACGGTCATGTTCCACAGTACGGTCTTTTCACCTCAACTCACCGCCAATCCACAGCGAAGGTCTCCATTGACGTCTACAGACAAATCATCTCTCACAGCGGCTTCCCCGTAGACGCCACCTCTCACCCCTGTCGGACCACGGAGGTGCAGCCAGTGTGCTCCTTATGTGTGTGGATGTCCAAGAACAAGGCTCTCACTGTGTTTGGCTGCTGCTTCCTGCTTGTAGCGGTCATCTTTGTAGCACTGGTCTTCTCAGTCATCACCACGAAGAGAACATACGTAAAGGGTCAGAGGGGCAGCGTGAGCataagaagtagaagaagaggGGGGCATCTTCCAGTGTGCTCACGAAGGCcacttatttaa